The following proteins come from a genomic window of Methylorubrum populi:
- a CDS encoding S8 family peptidase — protein sequence MIGLPGMIGVIPRLIPRQPVEEVEDEEPPRRPVRQPEYEDEPPAYRPRPRPRPQAPSPVHRAEPAPAPRPKQATPVRESSPKVTQRPERSKPIATPAAKPQPPKPALAKAPPPPRRQAPVSAPVPAVSQPSLAGPGEVPGEVLFVLKAEVSAGSLPEILRRERLSLISTDTFTLVPVTVHRARFRDRRSVAEVVAALSRDPRVASAQANHVYALVGEAMPVLAGAQYVVGKLRLKEAHASVTGKDVTVAVIDSDVDLGHPSLQGAVTDRHDALDGGKAAAAHPHGTAIAGIVGARAQLASAAPEASLLVVRAFSGETRAGAQGTTLHVLRALDWSGKMGARVVNMSFAGSWDAALSEFLAAGTGRGVVYVAAAGNAGPTSPPLFPAADPNVIAVTATDAEDRLFPAANRGSYLCVAAPGVDILVAAPNNRYGLLSGTSMAAAQVSGVVALMLQARPDLKPAEVRAALTHSARDLGPPGPDREFGAGFADADGAVRFLTAPMAPKEPDGTMPRGASATPVSANSQP from the coding sequence ATGATCGGCCTGCCGGGCATGATCGGCGTCATCCCGCGCCTGATCCCGCGACAGCCGGTTGAAGAAGTCGAGGACGAGGAGCCGCCGCGGCGGCCGGTCCGACAACCGGAGTACGAGGACGAGCCTCCGGCATACCGGCCGAGGCCACGTCCCCGGCCACAGGCCCCGTCGCCCGTTCATCGTGCGGAGCCTGCACCGGCACCGCGTCCCAAGCAGGCCACACCCGTTCGCGAATCTTCGCCCAAGGTTACGCAAAGGCCGGAGCGCTCGAAGCCAATCGCGACACCCGCCGCCAAGCCGCAACCGCCGAAGCCTGCACTCGCCAAAGCACCGCCTCCGCCGCGTCGGCAGGCGCCCGTTTCCGCACCAGTCCCGGCCGTAAGCCAACCGAGCCTCGCGGGCCCGGGCGAGGTTCCCGGCGAGGTCCTGTTCGTCCTCAAGGCGGAGGTGTCCGCCGGGAGCCTGCCCGAGATCCTGCGCCGCGAGCGCCTCTCGCTGATCTCCACGGACACCTTCACGCTGGTGCCGGTGACCGTGCACCGAGCCCGCTTCCGTGACCGTCGATCGGTTGCGGAGGTGGTCGCCGCCCTGTCGCGCGACCCTCGCGTCGCCTCGGCGCAGGCAAACCACGTCTACGCGCTCGTCGGAGAGGCCATGCCGGTCCTCGCCGGCGCACAGTACGTCGTGGGCAAGCTCCGCCTGAAGGAGGCGCACGCCTCGGTCACGGGCAAGGACGTGACCGTCGCCGTGATCGATTCCGACGTCGACCTGGGGCATCCCTCGCTGCAGGGTGCCGTCACGGACCGGCACGACGCGCTGGACGGCGGCAAGGCGGCGGCCGCCCACCCGCACGGGACAGCCATCGCGGGCATCGTCGGCGCCCGCGCCCAACTGGCCAGCGCAGCACCGGAGGCCAGCCTCCTCGTGGTGCGCGCCTTCTCGGGCGAGACGCGAGCCGGGGCCCAAGGCACTACGCTGCACGTCCTGCGAGCCCTGGATTGGTCCGGGAAAATGGGCGCGCGAGTGGTCAACATGAGCTTCGCCGGTTCTTGGGACGCGGCGCTCTCCGAGTTCCTGGCCGCCGGAACCGGACGCGGCGTTGTCTACGTGGCCGCGGCTGGCAACGCCGGCCCGACCTCGCCGCCACTGTTCCCGGCAGCCGACCCGAACGTCATCGCCGTGACCGCGACGGACGCTGAGGACAGGCTCTTCCCGGCGGCCAACCGCGGCTCGTACCTCTGCGTCGCCGCACCGGGCGTCGACATCCTCGTCGCCGCGCCGAACAACAGATACGGGCTTCTCTCAGGCACCTCGATGGCCGCCGCGCAGGTCAGCGGTGTGGTTGCCCTGATGCTGCAGGCGAGACCTGACCTGAAGCCGGCTGAGGTGCGAGCGGCGCTGACGCACAGCGCCCGCGACCTCGGTCCCCCAGGTCCGGACCGTGAGTTCGGCGCCGGCTTCGCCGATGCCGACGGTGCCGTGCGGTTCCTGACAGCACCTATGGCCCCCAAGGAGCCGGACGGAACAATGCCGAGGGGGGCAAGTGCCACCCCCGTCAGCGCCAACTCGCAGCCGTGA
- a CDS encoding sigma-70 family RNA polymerase sigma factor — protein MSTPSDEDLIRRIAGGDRVAMQGLYARHATTVFRFLVRMVRDPSRAEDLMSDVFFDVWQQAGRFEGRSSVTTWMLTIARFKALSSLRRRPHEELEPELAEAIEDEADTPEVSLQKASKAEAMRRCLEALSLEHRTVIDLVYYHELGVEEVAQVLDIPAGTVKTRLFHARKRLSDLLLKAGIDRGWP, from the coding sequence ATGAGCACGCCTTCCGACGAGGATCTGATCCGGCGTATCGCCGGTGGCGACCGGGTGGCAATGCAGGGCCTCTACGCTCGGCACGCGACGACCGTGTTCCGCTTCCTCGTCCGCATGGTGCGCGACCCGAGCCGGGCGGAGGACCTGATGAGCGACGTCTTCTTCGATGTCTGGCAGCAGGCCGGCCGCTTCGAGGGTCGGTCCAGCGTCACGACCTGGATGCTGACCATCGCCCGCTTCAAGGCGCTCTCCAGCCTGCGGCGGCGCCCGCACGAGGAACTGGAACCGGAGCTGGCTGAGGCCATCGAGGACGAGGCCGATACGCCGGAGGTCTCACTGCAGAAGGCGAGCAAGGCCGAGGCCATGCGGCGCTGCCTCGAAGCGTTGTCCCTGGAACACCGCACCGTGATCGACCTCGTCTACTACCACGAGCTCGGCGTCGAGGAGGTGGCGCAGGTCCTCGACATCCCAGCGGGCACCGTGAAGACCCGCCTGTTCCACGCCCGCAAGCGCCTGTCGGACCTGCTGCTGAAGGCAGGCATCGATCGGGGTTGGCCGTGA
- a CDS encoding sporulation protein produces the protein MHVALILAVLTLVAPAQAQPMRGVPLADEGWWVVLGSFDNNGGTGSRSADAAVARTRRQARSCGERPFNDVSEKFSGFVPGFDVSVLGAYPTRARAEAALSRVGSCIPGAYIRRARYAGE, from the coding sequence ATGCATGTCGCCCTGATCCTCGCGGTTCTCACGCTGGTCGCACCGGCCCAGGCCCAGCCCATGCGCGGCGTGCCGCTTGCGGACGAGGGCTGGTGGGTGGTGCTCGGCTCCTTCGACAACAACGGCGGGACGGGCAGCCGCTCGGCGGATGCCGCGGTCGCCAGGACGCGGCGGCAGGCGCGGTCCTGCGGAGAAAGACCCTTCAATGACGTCTCGGAGAAGTTCTCCGGGTTCGTGCCGGGCTTCGATGTTTCGGTGCTCGGCGCCTACCCAACCCGGGCGCGGGCCGAGGCCGCTTTATCCCGGGTAGGTTCTTGCATACCGGGTGCCTACATCCGCCGTGCGCGGTACGCCGGCGAGTAA
- a CDS encoding ferritin-like domain-containing protein, whose protein sequence is MNNDALKTLVAQGLAAMKNGGKVAAQATDEIRNDARHPDLKAALEQGNQTSQQWAQRIDQALQEAGGSGEQKNPVLEGLYEVSRQIRQQAPDDASRDLGIIANGQLALHYWIAAFGTIRAYAEQLGLSGIVQAMQTSLDEAKAADERHNEIAATIMGA, encoded by the coding sequence ATGAACAATGACGCTCTCAAGACGCTCGTGGCCCAAGGGCTCGCCGCCATGAAGAACGGCGGCAAGGTCGCCGCGCAGGCCACCGACGAGATCCGGAACGACGCCCGCCATCCCGACCTCAAGGCCGCGCTGGAGCAGGGCAACCAGACCTCGCAGCAATGGGCGCAGCGCATCGACCAAGCCCTGCAGGAGGCGGGCGGCAGCGGCGAGCAGAAGAACCCAGTGCTGGAAGGCCTCTACGAGGTCAGCCGCCAGATCCGCCAGCAGGCGCCCGACGACGCCTCGCGCGACCTCGGCATCATCGCCAACGGGCAGTTGGCGCTGCACTACTGGATCGCGGCCTTCGGCACGATCCGCGCGTATGCCGAGCAACTCGGCCTGAGCGGGATCGTGCAGGCGATGCAGACCTCCCTGGACGAGGCCAAGGCGGCCGACGAGCGGCACAACGAGATCGCCGCCACGATCATGGGCGCCTAA
- a CDS encoding alpha/beta hydrolase family protein, with the protein MKRCAALALATTLAIGPAVADPVELSTFRDLPRPEPTLQVAYGEAPAQGIDVFLPDGPGPHPVAVLIHGGCWSASTAGREQMRHLGSELARRGIAVWSIGYRRANEAGGGYPGTYQDVASALDRLAEDAPTHRLDLSRVVLAGHSAGGHLALWATSRGSLPTASPLQGLPRFVPRAVISLGGVGDLATFARFVPVLCGPGIVERLAPSDKLAEVSPAALTPSAGSVVMVSGVIDRLVPPWVAYDYARAMRGKSATVPRLVDVPDAGHFDLVTPHTSAWREVRALIEQALRP; encoded by the coding sequence ATGAAGCGGTGTGCTGCCCTCGCGCTGGCGACGACGCTGGCCATCGGACCGGCCGTGGCCGACCCGGTGGAGCTCTCGACCTTCCGCGACCTGCCGCGGCCCGAGCCCACCCTGCAGGTCGCGTACGGCGAGGCGCCGGCCCAGGGCATCGACGTCTTCCTACCCGACGGCCCTGGCCCGCACCCGGTCGCGGTCCTCATCCACGGCGGCTGCTGGAGCGCCAGCACCGCCGGTCGCGAGCAGATGCGCCATCTCGGGTCCGAGCTGGCGCGACGTGGCATCGCCGTGTGGAGCATCGGCTACCGCCGCGCCAACGAGGCCGGCGGCGGCTATCCGGGCACCTACCAGGACGTCGCCTCTGCGCTCGACCGGCTCGCAGAGGACGCGCCCACCCACCGGCTTGACCTCTCGCGGGTCGTGCTCGCCGGACACTCGGCAGGTGGTCATCTCGCGCTGTGGGCGACCTCGCGCGGCTCGCTTCCGACCGCGAGTCCCCTGCAGGGGCTGCCCCGGTTCGTGCCGCGCGCCGTGATCAGCCTGGGCGGCGTGGGCGACCTCGCGACGTTCGCGCGGTTCGTCCCGGTGCTGTGCGGCCCCGGCATCGTCGAGCGGCTCGCCCCTTCGGACAAGCTCGCGGAGGTCTCGCCCGCGGCCCTGACGCCGTCGGCCGGGTCGGTCGTGATGGTCAGCGGCGTGATCGACCGGCTGGTGCCGCCCTGGGTCGCCTACGACTATGCCCGCGCCATGCGGGGCAAGTCCGCGACCGTGCCGAGGCTCGTCGACGTCCCGGACGCCGGCCACTTCGACTTGGTCACGCCGCACACCTCGGCTTGGCGCGAAGTCCGCGCCCTCATCGAACAGGCCTTGAGACCCTGA
- a CDS encoding MarR family winged helix-turn-helix transcriptional regulator: MAADPETLTDLFANETLGAPENAVGFVLWRVLHRYVREVDRALEPVDLTHLQFTALALAAWMARSGEAVTQTDLARFGDIHPMQVSLLLKALEAKGMVRRSRHASDTRAKLIEVTDAGVAALRKAMPLAIEVQHRLFGREGQPGGPLLAALLATDLGDKPATEREGARKTHRRPTTPRGG; the protein is encoded by the coding sequence ATGGCAGCCGATCCCGAGACCCTGACGGACCTATTCGCCAACGAGACGCTCGGCGCCCCGGAGAACGCCGTCGGCTTCGTGCTGTGGCGGGTGCTGCATCGCTACGTGCGTGAGGTCGACCGCGCGCTCGAGCCGGTCGACCTCACGCATCTCCAGTTCACCGCGCTCGCGCTCGCGGCCTGGATGGCGCGGTCGGGCGAGGCCGTGACGCAGACGGACCTCGCCCGGTTCGGCGACATCCACCCGATGCAGGTGTCGCTCCTGCTCAAGGCCCTCGAAGCGAAGGGCATGGTCCGCCGGTCGCGCCATGCGTCGGACACGCGCGCGAAGCTCATCGAGGTCACGGACGCGGGCGTCGCCGCGCTGCGAAAGGCCATGCCGCTCGCCATCGAAGTCCAGCATCGGCTCTTCGGGAGGGAAGGACAGCCGGGTGGCCCGCTGTTGGCAGCGCTCCTGGCGACCGACCTGGGCGACAAGCCGGCAACCGAGCGTGAGGGAGCCCGAAAAACCCATCGGCGGCCGACGACCCCGCGTGGTGGATAG
- a CDS encoding AraC family transcriptional regulator, whose protein sequence is MTDPLADVVTLLRPSAAFSKSVSGSGPWRVRRAEHGRPFYCAVLEGSCGLAVRGRDRMILEPGDFVLIPAADTFEMSSLTPPTEGFETLPVEVGPGEFRIGHEVRPADIRMLVGYCTFGSPDAGLLVSLLPSLVHVRGETRLASLMQLIGDEARQRRPARDLILERLLEVMLIEALRSMDGPATTPGLVRGLSDDRLAAALRRMHERPTEAWTVARMAHEAGLSRSVFFERFGRAVGVAPMEYLLAWRMALAKDLLRREGGGIAEVAERVGYGSASTFSVAFSRHVGLPPAVYAQEQRQSSGARSA, encoded by the coding sequence ATGACCGATCCGCTCGCCGACGTCGTTACACTGCTCCGGCCGAGCGCCGCGTTCTCCAAGTCCGTGAGCGGCTCGGGCCCGTGGCGCGTCCGCCGAGCGGAGCATGGGCGTCCGTTCTACTGCGCCGTCCTTGAGGGATCCTGCGGCCTGGCGGTCCGGGGGCGCGACCGGATGATCCTGGAGCCGGGGGACTTCGTCCTGATCCCGGCGGCGGACACGTTCGAGATGTCGAGCCTCACGCCCCCGACTGAAGGCTTTGAGACACTGCCGGTCGAGGTGGGGCCCGGCGAGTTCCGGATCGGGCATGAGGTTCGGCCGGCGGACATTCGCATGCTCGTGGGCTACTGCACCTTCGGCTCACCCGACGCAGGCCTGCTGGTGTCGCTCCTGCCGAGCCTCGTCCATGTCCGGGGCGAGACCAGGCTGGCCTCCCTCATGCAACTTATCGGAGACGAGGCGCGCCAGCGCAGGCCAGCGCGCGACCTCATCCTGGAGCGGCTGCTGGAGGTCATGCTGATCGAGGCGCTGCGCTCCATGGACGGTCCCGCGACGACGCCGGGCCTCGTGCGGGGGCTGAGCGACGACCGCCTGGCCGCGGCGCTGCGCAGGATGCACGAACGGCCGACCGAAGCCTGGACCGTCGCACGGATGGCGCACGAGGCGGGGCTCTCGCGCTCGGTGTTCTTCGAAAGGTTCGGCCGTGCGGTCGGGGTCGCGCCGATGGAGTACCTTCTCGCGTGGCGGATGGCCCTGGCGAAGGACCTGCTCCGCCGTGAGGGTGGCGGCATCGCCGAGGTGGCCGAACGCGTGGGTTACGGCTCGGCGAGCACGTTCAGCGTGGCGTTCTCCCGCCATGTGGGCCTGCCGCCGGCCGTTTATGCGCAGGAGCAGAGGCAATCGTCAGGTGCGCGGTCCGCCTGA
- a CDS encoding NADPH-dependent F420 reductase yields MKIGIVGSGRIGGLIGKLWSRAGHEVLFSSRNPQTLGGLVEQAGGSARAGTPEQAIAFGDAVLMSVPFLALPEYGRTMAETLGGKVVLDTSNPYPNRDGAMAEEVRRSGRGTGPYLREWFPGVHIVRAFNTVWDRTLESEAHRAGPRVGIPLASDDAEVMRIAAALVTDAGFDPVTVGPLDRSREFDMGTPVYDTGMSGPEVREALGLPQA; encoded by the coding sequence ATGAAGATCGGTATCGTGGGCAGCGGCCGCATCGGCGGCCTCATTGGAAAGCTCTGGTCCAGGGCAGGGCACGAGGTTCTGTTCTCGTCACGTAATCCGCAGACTCTGGGCGGGCTCGTCGAGCAGGCGGGCGGCAGCGCGAGGGCGGGCACGCCGGAACAGGCAATCGCCTTCGGTGACGCCGTACTGATGTCCGTCCCCTTTCTCGCGCTGCCGGAATACGGGCGCACGATGGCCGAGACCCTCGGCGGCAAGGTCGTCCTCGACACCTCGAACCCCTATCCGAACCGCGACGGAGCCATGGCCGAGGAGGTCAGGCGGTCCGGTCGGGGGACAGGCCCCTACCTGCGCGAGTGGTTCCCGGGCGTCCACATCGTGCGCGCCTTCAACACCGTCTGGGATCGCACGCTGGAGAGCGAGGCCCATCGTGCTGGGCCGCGCGTCGGGATACCGCTCGCTTCGGACGACGCCGAGGTCATGCGGATCGCAGCCGCCCTGGTGACGGACGCGGGCTTCGACCCGGTGACCGTCGGGCCGCTCGACCGCTCCCGTGAGTTCGATATGGGTACGCCCGTCTACGACACCGGGATGTCCGGGCCCGAGGTGCGTGAGGCTCTTGGCCTCCCTCAAGCCTAG
- a CDS encoding SDR family NAD(P)-dependent oxidoreductase, producing the protein MKIDLIGRTAIVTGSTAGIGRATAEGLAQAGASVVVNGRRQERVDEAVRQVRAAYPDSAISGIAADLSTAEGANAFIAEAPDADILVNNVGTAYLREYRDIRDIAAIPDEDWLGLFQLNVMSGVRLSRHYLPRMIDKGWGRVVFVSSESGVNTPKEMLDYGMTKTAQLAVSRGLAEAVAGTGVTVNAVLPGPTRSEILGEFMVKQAEADGITVEEAEQRFLQALRPTTLIRRFATTGEVANMIVYACSEQASATSGAALRVDGGVVRFVA; encoded by the coding sequence ATGAAGATCGACTTGATCGGCCGCACGGCCATCGTCACCGGCTCCACCGCCGGCATCGGTCGGGCGACCGCGGAGGGTTTGGCGCAGGCCGGCGCCTCGGTTGTCGTCAACGGCCGCCGGCAGGAGCGTGTCGACGAAGCGGTCCGGCAGGTGCGCGCGGCATATCCTGACAGTGCCATCTCCGGCATCGCCGCCGATCTGTCGACCGCGGAAGGTGCGAACGCCTTCATCGCGGAGGCGCCGGATGCCGACATCCTCGTGAACAACGTCGGCACGGCGTACCTCCGGGAGTACCGGGACATCCGGGATATCGCGGCCATCCCCGACGAGGATTGGCTCGGCCTGTTCCAGCTCAACGTCATGAGCGGCGTCCGCCTGTCGCGACACTACCTGCCACGCATGATCGACAAGGGCTGGGGACGCGTCGTCTTCGTCAGCAGCGAGTCCGGGGTCAACACGCCCAAGGAGATGCTCGACTACGGCATGACCAAGACGGCGCAGCTCGCCGTCTCGCGCGGCCTGGCCGAGGCGGTGGCGGGCACAGGCGTGACGGTCAACGCCGTGCTCCCTGGTCCGACCCGGTCCGAGATCCTCGGCGAGTTCATGGTGAAGCAGGCCGAGGCGGACGGCATCACGGTGGAGGAAGCTGAGCAGCGCTTCCTTCAGGCGCTGCGCCCGACGACCCTGATCCGGCGCTTCGCCACTACCGGCGAGGTCGCGAACATGATCGTCTACGCCTGCTCGGAACAGGCATCCGCGACCAGCGGCGCCGCGCTGCGCGTGGACGGCGGCGTCGTGCGCTTCGTGGCCTGA
- a CDS encoding glutathione S-transferase family protein, translating into MRRRPCLTTHTITQEKECFAMAIKIYGDPGSGSRRRVTAAAAAMGVAIEVVDIDLFKGESHTPEFLEMNPHGLSPVMVDGEFVLYESAAINLYLAEKAGSDLAGRTTQERFEILQWMFWSGEQWRVFATLTFDEVLAKRFMGQPADETIVKLAADKLRAAAAVLDAHLAKHSYIVGDRLTLADFDVAGPFSQNERTKIPLNEFPNLVAWQQRLLATVPAWAATKREVDDRIDGALAAAGIKL; encoded by the coding sequence GTGCGCCGGCGTCCCTGCCTGACCACCCACACCATCACCCAAGAGAAGGAGTGTTTCGCAATGGCTATCAAGATCTACGGCGACCCGGGTTCGGGCAGCAGGCGTCGCGTGACGGCAGCGGCGGCCGCGATGGGCGTCGCCATCGAGGTCGTGGACATCGATCTCTTCAAGGGCGAGAGCCACACGCCCGAGTTCCTGGAGATGAACCCGCACGGGCTGTCGCCCGTGATGGTGGACGGCGAATTCGTCCTCTACGAGTCCGCGGCGATCAACCTGTATCTCGCCGAGAAAGCGGGTAGCGACTTGGCGGGCCGGACGACGCAGGAGCGGTTCGAGATCCTGCAGTGGATGTTCTGGTCGGGCGAGCAGTGGCGGGTCTTCGCGACGCTCACCTTCGATGAGGTGCTCGCCAAACGCTTCATGGGCCAGCCTGCCGACGAGACCATCGTCAAGCTGGCGGCCGACAAGCTCCGGGCGGCGGCCGCCGTGCTGGACGCGCATCTCGCCAAGCACAGCTACATCGTCGGCGACCGGCTGACGCTGGCCGATTTCGACGTCGCCGGTCCGTTCTCCCAGAACGAGCGCACGAAGATCCCGCTGAACGAGTTCCCGAACCTGGTCGCATGGCAGCAGCGCTTGCTGGCCACCGTCCCGGCCTGGGCCGCGACGAAGCGCGAGGTCGACGACCGCATTGACGGCGCGCTCGCGGCGGCGGGCATCAAGCTCTGA
- a CDS encoding peroxiredoxin-like family protein, with protein sequence MRRATQALIDGDRVSDALKAGDTAPEFTLRDADGNSVSSRTLLQRGPLVATFYRGVWCPYCNYDLQALEEVRPEIEARGASLVAISPQTQANSRKAQRDNKLGFPILSDPGTAVAARFGLRFALPDDLIEVYRQFGNDLARINDDPAWVLPMPARYVIGTDGVIAYAEVNPDYTQRPDPSELLPVLDRLCAGVPA encoded by the coding sequence ATGCGGCGCGCGACCCAGGCGCTGATCGACGGCGACCGGGTGAGCGACGCGCTTAAGGCCGGCGACACAGCGCCCGAGTTCACGCTCAGGGATGCGGACGGCAACAGCGTCAGCTCGCGAACGCTGCTCCAGCGGGGGCCGCTGGTCGCAACCTTCTATCGCGGGGTCTGGTGCCCCTACTGCAACTATGACCTCCAGGCGCTGGAGGAGGTTCGGCCGGAGATCGAGGCGCGCGGCGCGAGCCTCGTCGCGATCTCTCCTCAGACGCAGGCGAACAGCCGCAAGGCGCAGCGCGACAACAAGCTCGGCTTCCCGATCCTGAGCGACCCCGGCACGGCCGTCGCCGCCCGGTTCGGCCTGCGCTTCGCGCTGCCGGACGACCTGATCGAGGTCTACCGCCAGTTCGGCAACGACCTCGCCAGGATCAACGACGATCCGGCCTGGGTCCTGCCGATGCCGGCTCGCTACGTGATCGGGACGGACGGCGTGATCGCATACGCCGAGGTCAACCCCGATTACACGCAGCGTCCCGACCCGTCGGAGCTTCTGCCGGTGCTCGACCGCCTGTGCGCCGGCGTCCCTGCCTGA
- a CDS encoding LysR family transcriptional regulator, which translates to MSDRWQEMAVFVRVAETGSLSRAGRELMLSQPSVSRIVGALEARLGTTLLLRTTRSISLTEAGSLYLERARSLLAEVEEAEQAARGVDSLQGIIRLALPVLYGSRAVIPALSTFLARHPDLRVEITMSDARQNLITDGVDVAIRLGVGPLADSTFGARRLAVVERLVVAAPAYLSAHGTPTNPGELAQYDCIVQHGLFGRESWRFTHNQTVTSVDVPAKLWINSASGILAAAVAGMGIALATRVMAGEEFRTGQLAQVLEAYRLDPAQVYAIFPAGPRPSAKVRAIVEHLGASLTPG; encoded by the coding sequence ATGAGTGACCGCTGGCAGGAAATGGCCGTGTTTGTCCGCGTGGCGGAGACCGGCAGCCTTTCGCGGGCGGGACGCGAACTGATGCTTTCGCAGCCCTCCGTGTCGCGCATCGTCGGTGCGCTGGAGGCGCGGCTGGGCACGACGCTGCTGCTGCGCACCACGCGCAGCATCTCGCTGACGGAAGCCGGCAGCCTGTACCTGGAGCGCGCGAGATCCCTCCTCGCGGAGGTCGAGGAGGCCGAGCAGGCGGCCCGGGGGGTGGACTCACTGCAGGGCATCATCCGCCTCGCGTTGCCGGTGCTCTACGGCTCGCGGGCGGTCATTCCCGCGCTCTCGACGTTCCTGGCCCGGCATCCCGACCTCCGGGTCGAGATCACCATGAGCGATGCGCGCCAGAACCTGATCACGGACGGGGTCGACGTCGCCATCCGCCTGGGCGTCGGGCCGCTGGCGGACTCCACCTTCGGGGCCCGCAGGCTCGCCGTGGTCGAGCGACTGGTCGTTGCGGCGCCCGCCTACCTCTCGGCCCATGGCACGCCCACCAACCCGGGCGAGCTCGCCCAGTACGATTGCATCGTCCAGCACGGCCTGTTCGGTCGCGAGAGCTGGCGCTTCACGCACAACCAGACCGTCACCTCCGTCGATGTGCCCGCGAAGCTCTGGATCAACTCGGCGTCCGGGATCCTGGCCGCCGCGGTGGCAGGGATGGGCATCGCGCTGGCGACCCGCGTCATGGCCGGGGAGGAATTTCGGACCGGCCAGTTGGCCCAGGTGCTCGAAGCCTACCGACTCGATCCGGCCCAGGTCTATGCGATCTTCCCGGCAGGTCCGAGGCCATCGGCGAAGGTCCGGGCTATCGTGGAGCACCTTGGAGCATCGCTTACCCCGGGCTGA